From Paenarthrobacter ureafaciens, one genomic window encodes:
- a CDS encoding alpha/beta fold hydrolase, with the protein MAKFEPIKGGYVYLTVEDIEYRVYYEEAGNGIPLIVGHTAGSDGRQYRHLLNDEEVTSRYRVIAFDLPFHGKSLPPHGDKWWTREYNMTKSRMMAFPNALSEALELDRPVYMGSSMGGHLAIDLASNFNDRYRATISVEGALRSAAEYVEVGMDGIRREFDNPNVSRTSTGAAMMLNISPYSPEENVREIQWEYQCGGPGVFAGDLFYYYYDHNVSPEEAAAIDTNKCMLYFLTGEYDPNTSPADTKEAANLVKGSKFWEMPKLGHFPVTENYTEFRKFLLPILKEIESKST; encoded by the coding sequence ATGGCAAAGTTCGAACCCATCAAGGGCGGCTACGTCTACCTCACCGTCGAAGACATCGAATACCGGGTCTACTACGAAGAAGCAGGCAACGGCATCCCGCTCATCGTTGGCCACACCGCCGGTTCAGACGGACGCCAGTACCGCCACCTCCTCAACGACGAAGAAGTCACCTCGCGCTACCGGGTTATCGCCTTCGACCTGCCCTTCCACGGTAAATCCCTGCCCCCGCACGGCGACAAGTGGTGGACCCGTGAATACAACATGACCAAGTCCCGGATGATGGCTTTCCCCAACGCCCTCTCCGAAGCCCTCGAACTGGACCGCCCCGTCTACATGGGCAGCTCCATGGGCGGCCACCTCGCCATCGACCTGGCCTCCAACTTCAACGACCGCTACCGCGCCACAATCTCCGTCGAAGGCGCCCTGCGCTCCGCGGCAGAGTACGTCGAAGTCGGCATGGACGGCATCCGCCGCGAATTCGACAACCCCAACGTCTCCCGCACCTCCACCGGCGCGGCCATGATGCTGAATATCTCCCCGTACTCCCCGGAAGAGAACGTCCGGGAAATCCAGTGGGAATACCAGTGCGGTGGGCCCGGGGTATTCGCCGGGGACCTCTTTTACTACTACTACGACCACAACGTCTCACCCGAAGAAGCTGCGGCCATCGACACGAACAAATGCATGCTGTACTTCCTCACCGGTGAATACGACCCCAACACCTCCCCGGCTGACACCAAGGAAGCCGCGAACCTGGTCAAGGGATCCAAGTTCTGGGAGATGCCCAAACTCGGCCACTTCCCGGTCACGGAAAACTACACGGAATTCCGCAAATTCCTCCTTCCCATCCTGAAGGAAATCGAAAGCAAGTCCACCTAG